The Ciconia boyciana chromosome 4, ASM3463844v1, whole genome shotgun sequence DNA window TCCGGTGTCgtcggcggggggggggggacgggactgAAACGTACCACGCTTTGAGCACTTGGCGGTGCCTTTCCTTTTGTCTGACTCATTGAGCTGGATTTAGTTGTCATTGGGAAATGCCCGGTTTTGATCCGTGTTCTTCGTCTTTTTGCTTCACCTAGAACACTGTTAGAGAAGCGTATACGTGAAACATCcttgctgtttgtttggtttttgggtgttttttgtgGTCCGTTTTCTAGCGGAAGATattcagataaatatttaacCAGCTAGTTTAGCCCCATCGCTGACTCAATTCCAAGGTTTTATTATTGatttaaaattagtttgtatttgtattccctttattatattaaaatgagTATTAGGATAACTTTAAGTGCATTTATTATGAACTTCACGAAGTGCATAAGTGTTAGGATTCAGTTGTTTATTGGAAGTGCACTCGGTGTGCAAGAAAGAGCTTAGTTATATTGATCATTCAAATAATCTCAATATCTGCTGTTATTAAAGTTGACTATGCCTCAGCTTAGTTGTAATTTGGAACTAAAAAGATGTCTTAGTTATGAGACTTTGTTaaatactttattattattattaaagttaTGTTCCCCTTTTAGCTTAGCTGGGTAAATTTGCCAGTAACTGAAGGTCAGTGACGTAAATTACTGTTTGAGTTAACACGCTGAATAAAATAGCTCCTTTTTATATTGGGAGGTCGGGGTTAAACAGGGACATCTCTGAGGGTTAAGACTTTCTCCTTTTGGGGGTAGAAGAGatctttatattttttgcaAAGGTTTGGTTGTAACCACCCAACCAAAAGGTTGGGGGATGTATTTGTAAGGCCGTGAGAGAGTAATCATCTCTTAGGTCTCTGATCATAGCcagttgttttctgttcttgctgtgAAATAGAGatgaaaatgtctgtttgaGATGACTACCTCATGATGCTGCATTTTCTTGATTGAATTTAAGTATCTGCACTCTGTTTTCCTCTAGAAAAGAAGCTGTAGTCATGTTAATagaatttcatattttcctcttaCAGTGGGTGTATGCTCGGCCGCTTCAGTTCTGTGGGTTGTTGGAGTTGGCAGCCTTCAGAGACGTAAATAGAAGCTGATTTCAGAGGCCCCTGTTGACAAGGTTTTGTGTCTCAGCCTTTAGCTTAGCCTGTCCCACCTGTCACAAGGTTGCAGTGTAAGCTAATGTGCTCACCCATGTGACCCAAGTTTCTGAGAAAAGTTCAGGAAAGCAGATATGTGATGGTATTAGCTAGTTTTCCAGGAGATAGAACTGAATTTGTAAGGCCTTAGCTAGTTACTGATCTTAGTAGAAAAGCTCATAGGGAAAAATTGGAGAAGTCTGTAATCTGTCTCttctgaaaacttcagttttactGTTGGATCAAAAGATTAAATGGCATATTTTAGTGTCCTGGTTAGTAGATTAAATTCTGGAAAGTGTATTATAACCTAGTCAGGTGATACCTGGACCTTAAGGAGTGTGAAAAAGCACGGTTTCTTAAGCATTGGATAACAACTTAATCTTTCAATTAAGGGCATGTAGTGAAAGACTGTGCTGACAAAGGAGCCATGAAGACTCTTGTTTGTGATATGTTAATACCAACATTAATACCTAAAGCTAAATTTAGTAAGTGGTGAAACATGCTAATTTGAAAGTGGAGCAAGTCAATTGAGATTGGTGGTGGTAGTGTATGTGATAGCATTTTTGATAGTACTTTAAGCTTACCTGCATAATAAGGGCAGAAGTACAGtctttatttgtattataataACATAGAGCTACAATAAagatgagaatattttttttaggtCTTAGATTTTCTGTTGTGTCCATTGACTGGTGTATGGCTGTAAAACTGCAGTTTGTTGAGAGGTATATCAGAATAAGTGTGTTTGCTTTGTAGTACTGAAACAAAGGTATAAATCGTTGAAGTCCCATGACCATCAGCAGGCAAGCAGAttaattttactcttttctCCTGCTATTGATTTACTTTGACCCAAGAAGTTTAGATTAACTAGACAAATGCTGCTGTCAATTACAGTTGTCGTACTGTTGAGATATTATCATTTGGTATGTTTGAGTTCTCATGGGCATCAGCAGACAAATGTCCCTTATTGTGGCTGCCCTTAGAGGAAAGCAGTAATCTAGAGTTTTCACTAAAATGTCTCCAAGTGCCATAGGCAGTACTTCCACTAAATGTAAATTTTTGGAGGACAAGCGCAATATTCTTATGTGACCTCAATTTGTAGTAGATTGCTTGATTACTATATTCCAGTTGTATTGCCATTGGGAACTAAGGATTTGCTTACTATATCAGGTTTTTTACTAGCCTTGTTTTGCAGAGGTTAACTACCAGTGAAggtgaagtatttttattcctaaCTTTTGCAGTTGATGGCAGAGATTAGGGTTAGCATTATCTACTTTTTGGGAGGTGCAGAAGTCTGCCTATATCTTTAAGACAAAAGATTTAACTGGCTTTTTGGAAATGCGTAGGCTGTGTAAATGAATGTATTCAACAgtctaaatgttttatttttcttggaagaGTAAAATCTGGTCTAAGCttattttataaatgctttttgatAATCTGTTTTGAGGGCCTGTTGTATGCATGTTGTTGCCGGTTAATATTCGGTATTGGGCTTCATATGCAATTTAAGCAGAGTTAAAGGTCTTGTTATGGAAACTTCTCCTAAagatataaaatacagttttaaaatgactGTTGCCCatacttcagtgatttttgttctgtttaacAAATGTGTTGTGAAAGTACAAACTGCTAATAATGGGATTGGCATCAGAATGATGCAAGATCAATATTACTGAAAAAGTGGAGTTCTTCTTTTGGAGTCTGCAAAGATAAGTTATGCTAATTACCAGAATTGTTTAGTAGACCCAAACTTGGTCTTGCTTATTCTACCCATCTAgctgtggtttgttgtttggttgtggttttttgttgttttttttttttttctaccctgTAAGTGCTCAGAGGTTGGTAATAAAGTTTTTGTTGGCGGTTGAATTCAATTTGGTCGTAACCTGCACACACAGCTCAGTGTCTGACAAGTATATTACTTCTCAGTATTACtatgtgtattgggtttgtgtgacaaggttttggtagtgggggggccacgggggtggcttctgtgagaagctgctagaagcttcccctatgtccgatagagccaatgccagctggctccaagacagacctgccactggccaaggctgagccaatcagtgatggtggtagcgcctctgtgataacatatttaagaaggggatgggggggggggaacctgctgtgcaacagcagccagaagagaggagtgagaatatgtgagagaaacagctctgcagacaccaaggtcagtgaagaaggagggggaggaggtgctccaggcaccagagcagagattcccctgcagcccttggcgaagaccatggtgaggcaggctgtccccctgcagcccatggaggttaacagtggagcagatatccaccctgcagcctgtggaggaccccacaccggagcaggtggatatgcccgaaggaggctgtgaccccatggagagcccgtgctggagcaggctcctggcaggacctgtgaccccgtagagagaggagcccatgctggagcaggtttgttggcaggacttgtgaccccatggaggaCTCACGCTGgagtctgttcctgaaggactgcaccttGTGGAAAGGACaagtggaaaggacccatgctggagaagttcttgaagaactgcagcctgtgggaaggacccacattggagaagttcatggaggactgtatcctgtgggagggaccccatgctggagcaggggaagagtgtgaggaggaaggagcggcagagagaCTGcatgatgaactgaccgcaacccccattccccatccccctgtgctgctcggaggggggaggaggtagagcaatcgggagtgaagttgagcctgggaagaagggaggggaggggtgaagatgtttttaagatttggttttatttctcatcatcctactctgatttgattggcaataaatttaattttccccgagttgagtctgttttgtctgtgacggtaattggtgagtgatctctccctgtccttatcttgacccgTGAGCCTTTCATCGCATTTTTCTCCacctgtccagctgaggagggggagtgatagagcagctttggtgggcacctggcttTCAGCCAAGGTCGACCCAATACACTATGATAACGCTTTTTACCTCTCGTAGAGGTTCATAACTATGTTACTTATCAATACAATCGAAGTATTGAATTATATATTAACATCCATATAGccatctttaaaaatgctgatatAGCTTTTTGTGGGCAAGGTAAGCAGACCTATTTTAATTCTATAACCCTGTAATCGATTTTGGTGAAATGCCAGTTCCTAATGCAGCTCTTGGTTTTATTTACAGCATTGAAATGGCTCAGGAGACAAACCAGACCCCAGGGCCCATGCTGTGTAGTACAGGATGTGGATTTTATGGAAATCCTAGGACAAATGGGATGTGTTCTGTTTGCTACAAAGAGCATCTTCAGCGACAGCAGAATAGTGGTAGAATCAGCCCAATGGGTAAAGGtttgagtatttttattttttttgtgtgtcttgaAAATATAATGTATAGGTGATGAGAGGAATCgtagaaatttttttcaggagatCTGATAGCTGCATACTAAAACTATGAATATCAAAGGGAATAATACTTTAAAtcttagtaaaaataaaaatgcatttttgtgtaATATATTCTAGCCCACTTGGTGTTGAGCCTTAATTTGCGTTTCTACTTACCCTCCGCTATACGTGTGTTCTTATATAATCCCTGTATTTTGGTCATTAACAATATAGACTGTCTTTTAATTAAGAAGATGCAGTAGAATGAGGAATGATTGGAAATGGTTCATAACTCTATGTAAAACTACTTGACTAACTTGTATTCTATACTTTGCTTATAATTAACTTCTCAAATTTCTGTTATATAGGGACAGCTAGTGGTTCAAACAGTCCTACCTCAGACTCTGCATCTGTACAGAGAGCAGACACTAGCTTAAACAACTGTGAAGGTACTG harbors:
- the LOC140650497 gene encoding AN1-type zinc finger protein 5-like isoform X2, producing the protein MLEKFLKNCSLWEGPTLEKFMEDCILWEGPHAGAGEECEEEGAAERLHDELTATPIPHPPVLLGGGRSIEMAQETNQTPGPMLCSTGCGFYGNPRTNGMCSVCYKEHLQRQQNSGRISPMGTASGSNSPTSDSASVQRADTSLNNCEGTASSTAEKSRIVPVAALPVMQQMTEMSISREEKVSQKTETEPVVTQPSPSVSQPSTSQSEEKASELPKPKKNRCFMCRKKVGLTGFDCRCGNLFCGLHRYSDKHNCPYDYKAEAAAKIRKENPVVVAEKIQRI
- the LOC140650497 gene encoding AN1-type zinc finger protein 5-like isoform X1, translated to MLEKFLKNCSLWEGPTLEKFMEDCILWEGPHAGAGEECEEEGAAERLHDELTATPIPHPPVLLGGGRSIEMAQETNQTPGPMLCSTGCGFYGNPRTNGMCSVCYKEHLQRQQNSGRISPMGKGTASGSNSPTSDSASVQRADTSLNNCEGTASSTAEKSRIVPVAALPVMQQMTEMSISREEKVSQKTETEPVVTQPSPSVSQPSTSQSEEKASELPKPKKNRCFMCRKKVGLTGFDCRCGNLFCGLHRYSDKHNCPYDYKAEAAAKIRKENPVVVAEKIQRI